TAAAAGTAAATCAAAAACTGAAAAATCAGGTATGGATTTAAAAACGGTGGTTATATTTGATGAGCTACCGTCAATTGTAGGTGTAGATCAAAAGGTTTATGGGCCTTTCTGCCCACAAGATGTTGTTAAAATGCCTGAAATTAATGCCCAAATATTTATAAAGGCCCGAAAAGGAAGATATATTAAGTCTTAATAGAGGAATATAATTTAAATAATATTTAATTGCCATATTAGATTTGATTTCATTTTGGATGTAATCCTATTTGTTTTCTTTAATAATGGCTTTTGATGCATTTTAACATTTAAAACTCATTTTTAGAACTTATTTTTTGGGAAATGATTTTTTAAATTCATTCATCCAAACATATAAATAGGCATTCCAATGATAAACACATAATATATCTTTTCTACCCCAAGATGGGGATAGCAATTATTATGGATTCAGATCAAATATTTTATTATAATATTTATGATATGGATTACTTTTACAATAGAGGTGATTATATGAAAATGCCTAAAGAAAGGAGAACTTACTGCCCGAGCTGTAAGAAACATACCGTTCACGAAGTATTCGAATCAAAAAGAAGGAAAGCTAGCGAGTTAAAATGGGGACAAAGACAGTTCCGAAGAGTTACTGCGGGTTACCGAGGTTACCCAAGGCCACTTCCATCAGGAAACAAACCCATAAAAAAACTGGACTTAAGACTTAAATGCAAAGAATGCGGTAAAGCCCACATTCAGAAAAAGTCCTTTAGAAACGGGAAAATAGAATTTGTAGCCTAGAGGTGTTATAATGGCAGCATTCCAAAATACAAAAGGTAACTTCCTAAAGGTAAAATGTATGGATTGTGGAAACCAGCAAGTGGTCTTTGACCGTGCTGCTTCCGTAGTGCAGTGCATTATCTGTGGTAAAACCCTGGTAAAACCAAAGGGTGGAAAATCTCAGATTACCTCCCAAATAGTTGAAGTTTTAGATTAAATTTTTTTTTAAATTATTTTTAATTTTATTTTAAGGATTTTAGGTGTTTTTCATGGTAAGAAGAAAAAATCAATGGCCTGATGAGGGCGAACTAGTAGTAGGAACTGTACATAAGGTTTTAAACTACGGTGCCTTTGCCAGCCTGGAAGAGTACCAGGGTAAAGAGGCGTTTATTCATATTTCTGAGGTTTCCTCTGGTTGGGTAAAAAATATCCGGGATTATGTAAGAGAAAACCAGAAAATTGTTGCTCGTGTACTAAGAGTTAACCCTAAGAAAGGCCACGTGGATGTATCCATGAAGCGTATTAGGGAAGACCAGAGAACCAAAAAAATCCAGTCCTGGAAAATCGAACAAAAAGCAGAGAAGTTCTTGGAACTGGCTGGTAAAACCATGGATAAAGATCTGGACACTGCTTATAATGAAGTAGGATACCTAATGATGGATCGTTTTGGAGATATTTATGGTGCATTTGAAGCTTCTGCTGAGGAAGGCGAATCTGCCCTTATGGATGAGGGAGTTAGCGAAGAATGGGCCCTAGCCATAACCAAAATTGCCAAGAAAAACATTACTCCTCCTGAAGTTCAGATTACAGGATACGTTGACATTAAGTCATACGCTTCAAATGGCGTGGAAATCATAAAAAAAGCCTTAGAATCTGCTGAAGGTGACAATATTGTTATTCAGTGTGTCGGTGCTCCTAGATACAGATTAATTGTCAAAGCTCCTGACTATATTCAGGCTGAAAAGGATCTGAAAGATGCAGCTGATCGTTGTATAGACTTAGTGGAAGCGTCTGAAGGCGAGGGAATTTTCCATCGTGAATTAGAATGATTGAACACTTTATTCATTAAATTGTTTTTTCATATTAAATTTTCAATAAAGTAATTTAAGGATATTTCCATGAAAATGAAAATGAAAAGGTGCAAATCCTGTGGGGAATATACTCTTAAGGATAGCTGCCCATATTGTGCTGGTAAAGTAGGAGTCATTTATCCTGCTAAATATTCTCCTGAAGACAAGTATGGAAAGTATCGTAGGATTCTAAAAGAACAGATGCAGGATAGGGTTAATGAAACTAGCTAAGACACTGATAAATTGAATAAGAATATTTTTTAATTCACTGTCTAACTATAACATTAAATTTAATATTCTATCAAATATTCTTATTAATGAATATTGAGGGGATAAAAATGAAGGAAACTATTATAAATATTTTAGAAGAAGTAGAGTTAAATCAACCTATTTTCATAGAAGCTCTTCCTGGTATTGGTCATGTTGGAAAACTCGCTGCAGATCACATAATTGAAGAACTGGGTGCAGTAAAAATGGCTGAAATTTATTCACCATCATTTCCTCCACAAGTACTGGTAGATGAGAATGGAATTATACATGCTATGAAAAATGAACTATACTATCTAAAATCTGCTGGAGAAGATGAAAGAGATTACCTACTTTTGGTGGGGAATACACAGGGCTTATCTCCTGAAGGTCAATATGAAGTTTGCGGACTCATATTAGATTTAGTGGAAAAACACGGTGCTAAAGAGATATATACTCTTGGTGGACTGGCCACGGGCCAACCTGTAGAAACATGTGCTGTTTTTGGTGCTGCAACTAACAAAGATCTGGCTAAAAAACTGGAAGATCATGAAGTTACTCTCCGGTCTGCAGATGGTGGTATTATTGGAGCATCAGGTCTTTTACTGGGCATGGGAACTCTCCGAGGAATGGAGGGAGTCTGTTTAATGGGTGAAACTCCAGGATATTTCATTGATGCTGAGGCAGCCAAAGCGTTACTTATTGTTTTAATGTCTCTTTTAAATTTAGAAGTAGATACTGAAAGTTTAGAAGAACGTGCCATTGAGACTCGTAAAATGATTTCTAAGGCTCAGCAGATGGAGCAGGAAATGGTGGAGCGCACGGCAATGCCTCCAGGTGAAGAAGATCTGAGATACATAGGTTAATTCCTATTATCTATTTTTTTAAATATTTTTTTTAGAATTTTACAGTAATTGAATTATTATTTATTATCTATTCCTATGAATTTACAAATTCCTCTCAAGAATTAACTAATATTTTGCTTTAATTATATATATCTCAATAATCTAACTTCTTTTATGATAATTAATGCGGACTTGCATATTCATAGTTGTTTTTCCAGGGCCACATCAAATAATATGGTGATTGATGCCATAGCTCCTCAGGCCAAACTTAAAGGCCTTCAACTTGTCGGAACAGGAGATGCACTTCACCCGGGATGGTTAAAAATTATAGAAGAAAGTACCACACCTGCGGGAGACGGAATTTATTCTAAAGAGGACTGTGATTTCATTTTAACTGCTGAAGTGGAAGATAACAAAAGAGTTCACCATTTAATGATTTTACCATCTATAGAAACGGCTCATGCTATTAGGGAAGAGATGGTTTCTGTTGATAAGGAAAAGGAAGGGCGCC
This genomic window from Methanobacteriales archaeon HGW-Methanobacteriales-1 contains:
- a CDS encoding 50S ribosomal protein L44e produces the protein MKMPKERRTYCPSCKKHTVHEVFESKRRKASELKWGQRQFRRVTAGYRGYPRPLPSGNKPIKKLDLRLKCKECGKAHIQKKSFRNGKIEFVA
- a CDS encoding 30S ribosomal protein S27e — translated: MAAFQNTKGNFLKVKCMDCGNQQVVFDRAASVVQCIICGKTLVKPKGGKSQITSQIVEVLD
- a CDS encoding translation initiation factor IF-2 subunit alpha (eIF-2A; functions in the early steps of protein synthesis by forming a ternary complex with GTP and initiator tRNA), which gives rise to MVRRKNQWPDEGELVVGTVHKVLNYGAFASLEEYQGKEAFIHISEVSSGWVKNIRDYVRENQKIVARVLRVNPKKGHVDVSMKRIREDQRTKKIQSWKIEQKAEKFLELAGKTMDKDLDTAYNEVGYLMMDRFGDIYGAFEASAEEGESALMDEGVSEEWALAITKIAKKNITPPEVQITGYVDIKSYASNGVEIIKKALESAEGDNIVIQCVGAPRYRLIVKAPDYIQAEKDLKDAADRCIDLVEASEGEGIFHRELE
- a CDS encoding ribosome biogenesis protein codes for the protein MKMKMKRCKSCGEYTLKDSCPYCAGKVGVIYPAKYSPEDKYGKYRRILKEQMQDRVNETS
- a CDS encoding proteasome assembly chaperone family protein encodes the protein MKETIINILEEVELNQPIFIEALPGIGHVGKLAADHIIEELGAVKMAEIYSPSFPPQVLVDENGIIHAMKNELYYLKSAGEDERDYLLLVGNTQGLSPEGQYEVCGLILDLVEKHGAKEIYTLGGLATGQPVETCAVFGAATNKDLAKKLEDHEVTLRSADGGIIGASGLLLGMGTLRGMEGVCLMGETPGYFIDAEAAKALLIVLMSLLNLEVDTESLEERAIETRKMISKAQQMEQEMVERTAMPPGEEDLRYIG